In Bacillota bacterium, a genomic segment contains:
- a CDS encoding sugar phosphate isomerase/epimerase, whose protein sequence is MELGLSSGPFRGYCLRELARLCQDAGIRLLELWDNDGYLAGTKEAPAETVRILADHGVSVKSVHAPFPADSRVPMEGVRDYLKRYRRTCDKAAEYAASYVVVHPVAVEPEVPGIDDVVESMPFSLDVWSLHMEVAWKAGIQVAFENLPPSSGWPRGCLPQDVVKIVSEVGGPGAGACLDISHCFAVGQDPSSSVKALEGTIILGVHTSDGIRGTASDRHLPPGEGDADWPATFRALDRVGFAGTVILEVKSPYLDSRLLRAMCDFLIQAEGGDLKRYSRNDLNGL, encoded by the coding sequence ATGGAATTAGGACTCTCCTCAGGACCTTTCAGAGGCTACTGTCTGCGCGAACTGGCCAGGTTGTGTCAGGACGCGGGGATTCGGTTGCTAGAACTCTGGGACAATGACGGCTATCTGGCGGGTACCAAGGAAGCACCCGCCGAAACAGTAAGGATCCTAGCTGATCATGGCGTTTCAGTGAAATCGGTGCACGCGCCCTTTCCTGCGGACTCGAGGGTGCCGATGGAGGGGGTTCGGGACTATCTGAAGAGATACCGTCGAACTTGTGACAAGGCTGCTGAGTACGCCGCCTCATATGTCGTAGTGCACCCGGTGGCCGTGGAGCCTGAGGTCCCTGGCATCGATGACGTGGTCGAATCCATGCCTTTCAGCCTGGACGTGTGGAGTCTGCACATGGAGGTGGCCTGGAAGGCCGGTATTCAGGTGGCCTTTGAGAATCTTCCGCCATCCTCGGGCTGGCCCCGGGGTTGCTTGCCCCAGGACGTGGTCAAGATCGTGAGTGAGGTCGGAGGGCCCGGCGCAGGGGCGTGCCTCGACATATCTCACTGCTTTGCAGTTGGGCAGGATCCGAGTTCGTCCGTTAAAGCCCTGGAGGGCACGATCATACTTGGCGTGCACACGTCGGACGGCATTCGGGGGACTGCTTCTGACAGGCACCTCCCTCCGGGCGAGGGGGACGCAGACTGGCCGGCCACATTTCGCGCCTTGGACAGGGTGGGTTTCGCGGGGACAGTGATCCTCGAGGTCAAGAGCCCGTACCTCGATAGCCGCCTACTCCGGGCGATGTGTGACTTCCTGATCCAGGCGGAAGGTGGTGATCTGAAGAGGTACTCCCGGAACGATCTGAATGGGTTGTAG
- a CDS encoding TAXI family TRAP transporter solute-binding subunit, translating into LTVRHIEQLTESSRIKDLTIYYDVLGTGSIGGSFYTMGQGIARLIGHHTWIKPAVHVTGGGMENVRLAQGRRIVLGITQADTAANAFTGRGGFDFPHADLRALCCLHSLELQVSTLERTGLGALDQLRGRVVAVGAYGGASAHVSQAVLEQVGLRPNVDYVAQMHPFSTAVDMMRRGLVDAVAFLSVGQSPALLELAVEEPVRLLEIDPALVENLVSRYPQWHPSVIEAGTYPGQTSDVRTIGIPSVLVTHKDLPESDAYAVVSAILDHLDELQSVVYPGRLLSRDMAGLGIGIPFHPGAARYFAERLGNAEGIAWN; encoded by the coding sequence GCTGACAGTGCGCCATATCGAGCAACTCACTGAGTCCAGCCGCATCAAAGACTTGACCATATATTACGATGTGCTTGGTACCGGGTCCATAGGGGGATCTTTCTACACCATGGGCCAGGGAATCGCCAGACTCATAGGGCATCATACGTGGATCAAACCCGCAGTACACGTCACCGGGGGCGGGATGGAAAACGTTCGCCTGGCTCAGGGACGCCGAATCGTGCTCGGGATCACCCAGGCCGACACTGCCGCCAATGCGTTCACAGGCCGAGGGGGGTTCGACTTTCCTCATGCGGACCTCAGGGCCCTATGTTGTCTGCACAGTCTCGAACTGCAAGTGTCTACCCTGGAGAGAACTGGGCTTGGGGCCTTGGATCAGCTTCGCGGGCGCGTGGTGGCGGTCGGGGCTTACGGTGGGGCGAGTGCCCACGTATCGCAGGCAGTCCTCGAGCAAGTTGGGCTGAGGCCGAATGTGGACTACGTGGCTCAGATGCACCCGTTCTCCACGGCGGTGGACATGATGAGACGCGGACTTGTGGACGCCGTCGCCTTTTTGTCGGTGGGGCAGAGCCCGGCGCTCCTCGAACTCGCCGTGGAGGAGCCCGTGCGGTTGCTCGAGATCGATCCCGCGCTGGTGGAGAATCTGGTGTCCAGGTATCCTCAGTGGCATCCGAGTGTGATCGAGGCTGGGACCTATCCAGGACAGACAAGTGATGTGAGGACTATCGGGATTCCGTCTGTCCTGGTGACTCACAAGGATCTGCCCGAGTCGGATGCGTATGCCGTGGTATCCGCCATATTGGACCACCTTGACGAACTGCAGTCCGTTGTGTATCCGGGCCGCCTCCTGTCTCGGGACATGGCGGGTCTGGGCATTGGGATACCATTCCATCCGGGCGCGGCGAGGTACTTTGCGGAGCGACTGGGTAATGCGGAGGGCATTGCATGGAATTAG
- a CDS encoding FCD domain-containing protein: MSRVKKRASEQVADGIVRLIEQNNMGPGAMLPSIDKLAETFEVARGTVREALQNLASAGLVDVQHGRGISVTRPRLSDVFRSVPWRALADGMGVSELLEARLAVETMTARLAAQRATAEQVDELNALISKMKSASGAGDHEALISADTDFHNLVAKASGNRPLADFVSILRELLLFTIERNRLIELSSITIRFHEEIVRA; encoded by the coding sequence ATGAGCCGAGTCAAGAAGCGCGCCTCTGAGCAGGTGGCAGATGGAATCGTACGCCTCATCGAGCAGAACAACATGGGCCCTGGCGCAATGCTCCCGTCCATCGACAAGTTGGCGGAGACATTCGAAGTGGCTCGGGGGACTGTCCGAGAGGCTCTGCAGAACCTGGCGTCCGCAGGTCTAGTCGATGTACAGCATGGCCGCGGCATCAGTGTCACGAGGCCGAGGCTTTCGGATGTGTTCAGATCCGTTCCATGGCGCGCGCTGGCAGACGGTATGGGTGTCTCAGAGTTGCTCGAAGCCAGGCTGGCCGTTGAAACCATGACCGCGCGGCTGGCGGCCCAGAGGGCAACTGCCGAGCAGGTTGATGAGTTGAACGCGCTGATTTCGAAGATGAAGTCCGCGTCGGGTGCAGGAGATCATGAAGCACTGATCAGTGCGGATACTGACTTCCACAACCTTGTTGCCAAAGCTTCCGGCAACAGGCCTCTCGCCGATTTCGTGTCAATCCTGCGGGAGCTCCTCTTGTTCACCATCGAACGAAACCGCCTGATAGAGCTGTCCAGCATAACGATCCGGTTTCATGAAGAGATAGTCAGGGCGAT
- a CDS encoding phenylalanine--tRNA ligase beta subunit-related protein — translation MSERYFKVDKQVFQVLPEAVFGVVVATGIDNRTEREEIRTMLDHAVASARERYEGRSVRESTEVRPYRQAFETLGINPNKFQSSIEAMLTRIAKGGTLPHINPIVDLVNAISLTHAVPMGSHDIDTLGADMEVRFSREGDRFTPFGSDEAEAVPAGEIVYVSGGEVRTRRWIWRQSNHGKTTAETTNLFFPVDGFSGEGGNLDRVIAARDALAAAVRDLLGTGVTIHLVDREHPEARIL, via the coding sequence ATGAGCGAAAGATACTTCAAGGTGGACAAGCAGGTATTTCAGGTGTTGCCCGAGGCTGTGTTCGGGGTGGTTGTGGCCACCGGGATCGACAACCGGACTGAGCGGGAAGAAATCAGGACGATGCTCGACCACGCGGTGGCTTCGGCGCGGGAGCGGTACGAAGGCAGATCAGTGCGGGAGTCTACGGAGGTGCGCCCCTATAGGCAGGCCTTTGAAACCCTTGGGATCAACCCCAACAAGTTTCAGAGTTCCATCGAAGCGATGCTCACAAGGATCGCCAAGGGTGGGACTCTTCCTCACATCAACCCCATTGTGGACCTCGTAAACGCCATATCCCTGACTCATGCCGTCCCCATGGGATCCCACGATATCGACACCCTCGGTGCAGACATGGAGGTAAGGTTCTCTCGGGAGGGGGACCGGTTCACGCCTTTTGGGTCCGACGAGGCTGAGGCCGTGCCCGCGGGAGAGATCGTGTACGTCTCGGGGGGCGAAGTCCGCACCCGCCGGTGGATCTGGAGGCAGAGCAACCACGGTAAGACCACGGCGGAGACGACTAACCTCTTCTTCCCCGTGGACGGATTCTCCGGAGAGGGCGGCAACTTGGACCGCGTCATCGCCGCCAGAGACGCGCTGGCCGCGGCGGTGCGGGATCTCCTCGGCACCGGCGTGACGATCCATCTCGTCGATCGGGAGCATCCCGAGGCGCGAATCCTCTGA
- a CDS encoding nucleotidyltransferase substrate binding protein translates to MVGISENQRFMERLEDFARALSRLAEGLAMDSDSSIIVDGCIRRFEFTYELGWNASKAYLEYGGALNPRTPREIIRESYRVGLIEDGDAWLDMMVDRNLTSHTYD, encoded by the coding sequence GTGGTCGGGATCAGCGAGAATCAGCGCTTCATGGAAAGACTTGAGGATTTCGCCAGAGCGCTGTCTCGTCTAGCAGAGGGATTGGCTATGGACTCGGATTCCTCCATCATAGTTGACGGATGCATTCGGCGGTTTGAGTTCACGTATGAACTTGGGTGGAATGCCAGCAAGGCCTACCTAGAATATGGAGGGGCTTTGAATCCTAGGACCCCTCGCGAGATAATCCGTGAGAGTTATCGGGTTGGTCTGATTGAGGATGGAGACGCTTGGTTGGATATGATGGTAGACAGGAACCTGACATCTCACACGTATGACTAG
- a CDS encoding nucleotidyltransferase domain-containing protein, which yields MRFGLKPRELDALCVVLARYPSVRKAEVFGSRGRGDFSDRSDIDLAIYHDGMDSGS from the coding sequence ATGAGGTTCGGACTCAAGCCAAGGGAATTGGATGCTCTTTGCGTGGTGTTGGCGCGCTATCCATCTGTGCGCAAGGCCGAGGTGTTCGGATCGCGGGGGCGCGGGGATTTCTCAGACCGATCCGACATAGATCTAGCGATATACCACGACGGAATGGACTCCGGGAGCTGA
- a CDS encoding succinylglutamate desuccinylase/aspartoacylase family protein, whose translation MVCIIVLTVSGSFKAMWEPDLIIPGPGVTRQITLSEYFPALAGTPGDTEVYVLEGAGPGGTVLVLGGVHYNEPGASVAAAVLVESATMDKGRLFVIPFTCKSGFTHSDPGEGNPQRFSIETPGELRTFKYGARAVNPVHSWPDSEVYVHYPSGQRLSGEETQNVNRAFPGRPDGGLAERIAYGVTKLIEAEGVDLTVDLHEAMPEYPNINVIVAHQRALPLAATAQTRMMLNSIQIALSPSPVNFHGLSHRELGDHTETLAVLMEAPNLTFGRLRSETSERIMVEGTDPFYEWGAKLGRLFVPFDEKGWPLEVRVARHVTGVHQLANALTMRKPGRAVTINVPPYAEIVAKGVGAFLNPPR comes from the coding sequence GTGGTTTGCATCATCGTGTTGACGGTGAGCGGTTCGTTCAAGGCGATGTGGGAGCCGGATCTGATCATTCCGGGGCCTGGTGTTACGAGGCAGATCACGCTCTCCGAGTACTTCCCGGCTCTTGCAGGCACCCCCGGCGACACCGAAGTCTATGTCCTGGAAGGGGCCGGACCCGGGGGAACCGTGTTAGTACTAGGGGGCGTCCACTACAACGAACCAGGGGCGTCGGTTGCGGCGGCGGTTCTGGTCGAATCCGCTACGATGGACAAGGGCCGGCTCTTCGTGATCCCGTTCACCTGCAAGAGTGGGTTTACTCACTCTGATCCGGGAGAGGGGAACCCACAACGGTTCTCCATCGAGACTCCAGGAGAACTCAGAACCTTCAAGTATGGAGCCCGGGCGGTCAATCCCGTCCATTCGTGGCCTGATTCAGAGGTGTATGTCCACTATCCATCCGGGCAGAGGCTGTCGGGGGAGGAGACGCAGAACGTCAACAGGGCGTTTCCTGGGAGGCCCGACGGCGGACTCGCGGAGAGGATAGCCTATGGCGTCACGAAACTGATCGAGGCGGAGGGCGTGGATCTCACGGTCGATCTCCATGAGGCTATGCCTGAGTATCCCAACATCAATGTGATTGTCGCGCACCAGAGGGCCTTGCCGCTCGCAGCGACTGCCCAGACGAGAATGATGTTGAATAGTATCCAGATCGCGCTGAGCCCATCCCCTGTGAACTTCCACGGATTGAGCCACCGTGAACTCGGGGACCACACCGAGACTTTGGCGGTTCTGATGGAGGCGCCGAATCTTACCTTCGGGAGGCTCCGGTCGGAGACTTCTGAGAGGATAATGGTCGAGGGCACCGACCCGTTCTACGAATGGGGCGCGAAGCTGGGGAGGCTGTTCGTGCCCTTTGACGAGAAGGGATGGCCTCTCGAGGTAAGGGTGGCAAGGCACGTCACGGGAGTCCACCAGCTTGCGAACGCGCTTACGATGCGCAAGCCCGGCCGGGCCGTGACGATCAATGTGCCACCTTACGCTGAGATAGTCGCGAAGGGAGTAGGGGCTTTCTTGAACCCGCCTCGGTAG
- a CDS encoding DUF6305 family protein codes for MNTRKPLAAAAVLATLLAAMALGAMSAPTPIPKFSKPILVTCTGQTPGSLTLIGFMDALGIQATHDNMILPSKMGGYKTMAVVMGASLKGLGAAGIDQDEELERDQMIFKKAKDGLFTRLSPQHKIPMVIFKDFNELMQILTAMFLYWNCPKGRIDLPSHVLLATIVVVAAFACGMVFFRRAPLGLILIASSTLAAAAPGFGLPLRHVVEGMFTHLNIILICATGVVFLKSLEASGAAAAMTRSLVLGLYRVPALMLTVIMPFLLIPRALTGVAVNSVLSVGVLVAPIMLGIGIPPVATSVVIGMGAILSMLVPPTNLFAMSIAAGVNAPFEGFTVPTLILSVLLAVITGPVVGLPHVKKVSLDQLMAVLPDDRGTGRSVRAWLPLLAVVGIMAAIRAFPKAIPDIGTPFVFAIGTGVAVLTGKRFNLADTARKALSCPMLGVLELLVGVGTFVQITALTGIRGLLVVGSLSLPKLLAYLAAAVSLILSGGVLSPFGAASVFGVPFALFFLDRNQIIGITGLALLCALSQFTLPTAIAGRFAAEVAGVEAYGRVWRASLIPTAAIAVVALAVIAWADKSARILL; via the coding sequence ATGAACACGAGGAAACCTCTGGCCGCCGCGGCGGTTTTGGCGACACTTCTGGCAGCCATGGCATTGGGAGCCATGTCCGCGCCAACCCCTATACCCAAGTTCAGCAAGCCGATTCTGGTCACTTGCACCGGGCAGACGCCGGGTTCGCTCACCCTGATAGGGTTCATGGACGCTCTGGGCATACAAGCAACTCACGACAATATGATCCTCCCGTCGAAGATGGGCGGGTACAAGACCATGGCCGTGGTGATGGGGGCGAGCCTGAAAGGGCTCGGGGCGGCCGGAATAGATCAGGATGAAGAGCTCGAGCGGGACCAGATGATCTTCAAGAAGGCCAAGGACGGATTGTTCACCAGGCTTTCGCCGCAACACAAGATCCCGATGGTCATCTTCAAGGACTTCAACGAACTGATGCAGATCCTAACGGCAATGTTCCTTTACTGGAACTGCCCGAAGGGGAGGATTGACTTGCCGAGCCACGTGTTGCTAGCGACCATCGTCGTAGTTGCGGCCTTCGCATGCGGCATGGTCTTCTTCCGACGTGCCCCGCTTGGCTTGATCTTGATCGCCTCGTCCACGCTGGCGGCGGCCGCGCCGGGTTTCGGTCTGCCACTGAGGCATGTCGTGGAGGGGATGTTCACCCACCTCAACATCATCCTCATCTGTGCCACGGGCGTGGTCTTCCTCAAGTCGCTTGAGGCGTCAGGGGCTGCTGCGGCGATGACGAGATCGCTTGTGTTAGGGCTTTACCGTGTCCCGGCGCTCATGCTCACGGTGATCATGCCTTTTCTCCTGATCCCCCGCGCGCTCACAGGGGTAGCGGTCAACTCGGTGCTGAGCGTGGGGGTGCTCGTCGCCCCGATCATGCTCGGGATAGGAATTCCTCCGGTCGCCACGTCTGTGGTAATCGGGATGGGAGCCATTCTGAGCATGCTGGTCCCGCCGACGAACCTTTTTGCCATGTCCATCGCGGCGGGCGTTAATGCCCCTTTTGAGGGATTCACCGTGCCCACACTCATACTGTCTGTTCTTCTGGCTGTGATTACTGGACCCGTCGTTGGATTGCCGCACGTCAAGAAGGTGAGCCTGGATCAACTCATGGCCGTGCTGCCCGACGATCGAGGAACGGGCCGTTCCGTCCGCGCTTGGCTTCCCCTTCTGGCGGTCGTTGGCATAATGGCTGCCATTCGAGCTTTTCCCAAGGCCATCCCGGATATCGGGACTCCCTTTGTCTTCGCCATCGGGACGGGTGTGGCCGTGCTGACGGGGAAGCGGTTCAACCTTGCTGACACGGCGCGGAAGGCACTAAGCTGCCCCATGCTTGGGGTCTTGGAGCTACTCGTTGGAGTGGGGACGTTTGTGCAGATCACAGCGCTCACGGGAATCAGGGGGCTGCTTGTGGTGGGTTCTTTAAGCTTACCCAAGTTGCTGGCGTACCTTGCAGCTGCGGTGAGCCTGATCTTGTCGGGCGGTGTCTTGTCTCCTTTCGGGGCGGCATCAGTATTCGGTGTCCCGTTCGCCCTGTTCTTCCTGGACCGCAACCAGATCATTGGCATCACCGGGCTCGCGCTCCTCTGCGCCCTGTCGCAGTTCACCCTGCCCACAGCGATCGCGGGCAGGTTCGCGGCAGAGGTCGCGGGAGTGGAGGCGTACGGACGGGTCTGGCGGGCTTCTCTCATTCCCACCGCGGCCATCGCGGTAGTGGCGCTCGCTGTGATCGCCTGGGCAGATAAGAGCGCCAGGATCCTGCTGTAA
- a CDS encoding ABC transporter ATP-binding protein has product MLKVDGVRCRYGNIEVLKGVSFSVEDGETVALIGANGAGKTTTLRAISGLSKVCAGRIEYMGRNIANMPPYDIVVLGVVQVPEGRQVFPELSVEDNLTLGAYRVRDHAKRRQTLERVYHMFPRLLERRKQMAGTLSGGEQQMLAFGRALMSQPKLLLLDEPSMGLAPVLVKEVFQVIREIRESGTTILLVEQNAHMALQVADRAYVLQTGCVVLSGSGRDIAQNAEVRAAYLAEC; this is encoded by the coding sequence ATGTTGAAGGTAGATGGAGTCCGGTGCCGGTACGGGAACATCGAAGTCCTAAAGGGCGTGAGTTTCAGCGTGGAGGACGGGGAGACGGTCGCCCTGATTGGCGCGAATGGTGCTGGCAAGACCACTACCCTCCGGGCAATATCGGGACTGTCCAAAGTGTGCGCCGGCCGGATAGAGTACATGGGCCGCAACATCGCTAACATGCCACCTTACGACATAGTGGTCCTTGGGGTGGTGCAGGTTCCCGAAGGTCGGCAGGTCTTCCCGGAGCTCTCAGTGGAGGACAACCTGACCCTCGGTGCTTACCGTGTGCGGGACCACGCCAAGCGCCGCCAGACCTTGGAGCGGGTGTACCATATGTTCCCCAGACTCCTGGAACGGAGAAAGCAGATGGCAGGGACGCTCTCTGGAGGGGAACAGCAAATGCTGGCCTTCGGCAGAGCCTTGATGTCCCAGCCGAAGTTGCTTTTGCTTGACGAGCCTTCGATGGGATTGGCTCCGGTCCTGGTGAAGGAGGTCTTTCAGGTAATCAGGGAGATCAGGGAGTCCGGCACCACCATCCTCTTGGTGGAACAGAACGCCCACATGGCCCTTCAGGTCGCGGACAGAGCTTACGTCCTGCAGACCGGGTGTGTGGTCCTGTCCGGCTCAGGCAGGGATATAGCTCAGAACGCTGAGGTCAGAGCGGCTTATCTCGCGGAATGCTGA
- a CDS encoding DUF1177 domain-containing protein translates to MSLRHVMDVIDLLDGWVTGEDVRRVLADRGLDARVTTVGTDLGSTDFINVTVPGRRGKASGGDAPTIGIIGRLGGLGARPHKIGLVSDADGGVAAVSVAAKLADMHRRDDVLEGDVMIATHVCPNAPIIPHEPVPFMGSPVDMDTLNRMEVDPAMDAIISIDTTRGNRIFNRRGIAVTPVVKCGYILPIPSEILDVYQNVTGELPGVLPLTTYDIMPYDNGLPHINSIVQPSTVTSAPVMGLAIVAGAPVPGCATGATQAVDIDLAVRFSIEVAKVFTSGGCTMVDDAAYDLAVKTYGSLVRLQDPCRTGRR, encoded by the coding sequence ATGTCGTTGCGGCACGTGATGGATGTAATAGACCTGCTGGATGGCTGGGTCACAGGTGAGGATGTAAGGAGGGTCCTGGCTGATCGGGGGCTCGACGCACGGGTCACGACTGTCGGAACTGACCTGGGGAGTACGGACTTCATCAACGTGACAGTTCCTGGCCGACGCGGGAAGGCTTCCGGCGGTGACGCCCCGACCATCGGCATCATCGGAAGGCTGGGAGGGCTGGGAGCCAGGCCGCACAAGATAGGGTTGGTGTCCGATGCAGACGGTGGTGTCGCCGCTGTGTCAGTCGCGGCTAAGCTCGCCGACATGCACAGGCGGGATGATGTCCTGGAAGGGGACGTCATGATAGCGACTCACGTGTGCCCAAACGCCCCCATAATCCCACATGAGCCCGTGCCCTTCATGGGGTCCCCGGTGGACATGGACACCCTCAACCGCATGGAAGTGGACCCGGCCATGGACGCCATAATCTCCATTGATACAACCAGGGGAAACAGGATCTTCAACAGGCGCGGGATTGCCGTGACGCCTGTTGTGAAGTGCGGATACATCCTGCCTATTCCCAGCGAGATCCTGGATGTCTACCAGAACGTAACCGGGGAACTGCCCGGGGTCCTTCCTCTGACGACCTACGACATCATGCCGTACGACAACGGCTTGCCACACATAAACAGCATAGTCCAGCCGTCGACGGTCACATCAGCCCCGGTCATGGGGCTCGCGATCGTGGCAGGTGCTCCAGTGCCCGGCTGCGCCACCGGGGCGACTCAGGCTGTAGACATAGACCTCGCTGTGAGGTTCTCCATAGAGGTGGCCAAGGTCTTCACCAGCGGGGGATGCACCATGGTGGATGATGCCGCATACGACCTCGCCGTGAAGACCTATGGGAGTCTCGTCAGGCTTCAGGACCCATGCCGGACAGGCCGGAGGTGA
- a CDS encoding ABC transporter ATP-binding protein — protein MTAILEVEGIKKSFGGLVALNDLSFAVERGSIHAVIGPNGSGKTTLFNVITGILKPDKGRIQFQGAAIHGLPPHTIAHRGVGRTFQTILLFGEMTLTENVVVGLQCRNAYSLPRILAGVDRRADANMALDARELLAFVGLEGDGDRVSSNLAYGEQRRLEIARALATAPSLILLDEPAAGMNPHETVALMEMIRRIRDERDITVIIIEHDMRLVTNLAECITVLDHGTKIAEGPPRQVMSDPKVIEAYLGSAER, from the coding sequence ATGACAGCCATTCTCGAGGTGGAGGGAATCAAGAAGTCGTTCGGTGGCCTAGTGGCCCTGAACGATCTCTCCTTCGCGGTGGAGCGGGGATCGATCCACGCGGTTATCGGGCCCAACGGGTCCGGGAAGACAACACTCTTCAACGTCATCACCGGCATTCTCAAGCCCGACAAAGGAAGGATCCAGTTCCAGGGGGCCGCCATACATGGCCTCCCGCCTCACACCATCGCGCACAGGGGAGTCGGCCGTACGTTTCAGACTATCCTGTTGTTCGGGGAGATGACACTCACCGAGAACGTTGTTGTCGGCCTGCAGTGCAGAAACGCCTACTCTCTGCCACGTATTCTTGCCGGGGTGGACCGGAGAGCCGACGCGAATATGGCTCTGGACGCCCGAGAACTCCTGGCATTCGTGGGACTCGAGGGTGACGGCGACCGGGTCTCCTCAAACCTCGCCTACGGAGAGCAACGCCGCCTGGAGATAGCCCGGGCGCTGGCCACAGCCCCGAGCCTGATCCTTCTGGATGAGCCGGCCGCCGGGATGAACCCCCACGAGACGGTGGCATTGATGGAGATGATTCGGCGGATCCGTGACGAGCGAGACATCACAGTGATTATCATCGAGCACGACATGAGACTCGTGACGAACCTGGCAGAATGCATTACCGTTCTCGATCACGGCACCAAGATCGCCGAAGGGCCGCCACGGCAAGTCATGAGTGATCCGAAGGTGATCGAAGCATATCTTGGGTCCGCGGAGAGGTAG
- a CDS encoding branched-chain amino acid ABC transporter permease, with the protein MVMQMRSALFLGLLCLFPVVFQNLYYIHLINMAMITMIVAMGLNVLVGYCGQISIGHAAFWAVGAYASGLATTRFGMPFIVGLIASILTCAALGYVVGRPTLRLRGAYLAIASIGVGEIVQLVLLNWIPVTGGALGMKSIPFPSLFGFEFDSSVRLYYLILAVTAGIFAITGRIASSPLGRAFRAVKQNEVAAEVMGVDTAHLKLLAFVISTAYAGVAGSLYAHMQGYLSPYGFGFRESVSILCMVLAGGMGHQAGPIVGVLLLMYAREAFRPFQDYQLVVYGLLLIGVIVFMPKGVVGSIPDVVSHVRRWLGRRESRAGPGAMSS; encoded by the coding sequence ATGGTCATGCAAATGCGCAGCGCACTGTTTCTGGGCCTTCTGTGCCTGTTCCCCGTCGTCTTCCAGAACCTCTATTACATCCACCTCATCAACATGGCGATGATCACCATGATCGTAGCCATGGGCCTGAATGTGCTTGTTGGGTATTGCGGGCAGATTTCCATAGGCCACGCTGCATTCTGGGCTGTCGGGGCCTATGCTTCGGGCCTGGCTACGACGAGGTTCGGCATGCCCTTCATCGTCGGCCTCATCGCGTCCATCCTCACCTGTGCGGCTCTCGGCTACGTCGTGGGGCGGCCCACTCTGCGGCTTCGCGGTGCCTACCTCGCAATCGCGTCGATTGGAGTGGGAGAGATAGTTCAGCTCGTCCTTTTGAACTGGATCCCGGTCACCGGCGGCGCCCTCGGCATGAAGAGCATCCCGTTCCCATCCCTGTTCGGGTTCGAGTTCGACTCCAGCGTGAGGTTGTACTACCTGATACTTGCGGTGACTGCCGGCATATTCGCGATCACCGGCCGGATAGCCAGCTCTCCGCTGGGAAGGGCGTTTAGGGCGGTCAAACAGAACGAGGTAGCGGCGGAGGTCATGGGAGTCGACACTGCCCACCTGAAACTCTTGGCTTTTGTCATCAGCACTGCATATGCAGGGGTGGCGGGAAGCCTCTACGCGCACATGCAAGGGTATCTCTCGCCCTACGGGTTCGGGTTCCGGGAGTCCGTGAGCATACTCTGCATGGTGCTGGCCGGTGGGATGGGGCACCAGGCGGGTCCGATCGTGGGAGTGCTGTTGCTCATGTATGCCCGGGAGGCGTTCAGGCCTTTCCAGGATTATCAGCTGGTGGTGTATGGCCTCCTCCTGATCGGAGTCATAGTGTTCATGCCCAAAGGAGTCGTGGGATCCATTCCAGATGTTGTGTCGCACGTCCGCCGCTGGCTCGGGCGGCGAGAGTCACGGGCTGGGCCGGGGGCGATGTCATCGTGA